The following DNA comes from Acholeplasma equirhinis.
TTTATACTCAGTTGTTAGAATTTCTAATAACTTATTTGATGGTTGAGCTTCTTTTTGTTTAATAGCCATAGTCTATATACTCCTATTTACTTTCTTTATGTAGTGTATGTTTATTACATTTTGGACAGTGACGATTGAATTGCAATCTGTCTTTTGTTGTCGCTTTATTTTTGGTAGTTGTGTAGTTTCTTGATAAACATTCGCTACAAACTAAAATTATTTTTTCTCTCATTAAAAAACCACCCTTTGTAGTGGTCTTGTGATGTACTCTTATTGTACAACACTTATCCACTTTAAGTCAATGCTAAATCATTATATCATACTTAAGTATGTAATTTAAGAGTAAATTAAAATTTCTTTGATTACACACATTATTTTAGAATATTTTCGTTTTGTTCTTTCACTTTTATCTTAATTCTGTGTATTGCATTCCTTACAGACTTAAGATCTTTAGCTAAGTTTTCTGCAATTGTTTCATCTGTTAAATGTTCTATATATTTAAGTTTATAAACCTCTTTTTCAAACGCACCAAACTCAATATCTTCTGCTAAATTATCAAACTCAGGCATATAGGTATCTTCAATTAATTCTACTTGATCGATTAAGACATATTTAGGTGTTTTATCTTTTAAGATAATAAATCTTCTAAATAGAATCATTTCATAGAACTTAGTGAAGGTTTTTCCAACCTCAGGTTTAAAGACTTCGATCGCGTGTAATAGGAGTAAAATTGCTTCTTGATAAAAATCTTCTTGATCTTGTGTTTTAACATAAAATTTATAGATATTTTTATAAATAAGGGGGCGGTATTTATCAATGATTTCTTGCAAAACCGAATCCTCCTTATTTTGTTTGTATAAGTAGATTAGTTCGTAATCATTGACCATGATAGCCGCCCCGCTTTATTTATTTTTTTAATTTATAAGTTCATATAACATCAGTGCACATGCAACTGATACGTTAAGTGAGTTTACTTTACCCTTCATAGGAATAGATACTAAAAGGTCACAACCTTTTTTAACGAGTGTACGAAGACCTTCACCTTCGTTGCCCATCACAATAACTAGTGGTACATCCTTTGGCATATTTTTATACGACTCTGTTGCCTCACCTGCAGTACCTACAATGGTAAAACCTTCTTCTTTAAGTTCTAACATTGCTTGATATAAATTACCTACTAAGATCATCTTCACATGTTCAATTGCACCAGATGATGTTTTAGCAACAATACCTGTTAAAGGTACTTGGTGTTTTTTAGATACAATGACACCATCAATCGCTGTTGCTTCAACAGAACGCAAGATTGCACCAAGGTTTTGTGGGTCTTGAATTTCATCA
Coding sequences within:
- the rpmG gene encoding 50S ribosomal protein L33 codes for the protein MREKIILVCSECLSRNYTTTKNKATTKDRLQFNRHCPKCNKHTLHKESK
- a CDS encoding sigma-70 family RNA polymerase sigma factor translates to MQEIIDKYRPLIYKNIYKFYVKTQDQEDFYQEAILLLLHAIEVFKPEVGKTFTKFYEMILFRRFIILKDKTPKYVLIDQVELIEDTYMPEFDNLAEDIEFGAFEKEVYKLKYIEHLTDETIAENLAKDLKSVRNAIHRIKIKVKEQNENILK
- the rlmB gene encoding 23S rRNA (guanosine(2251)-2'-O)-methyltransferase RlmB, coding for MIIYGKNVIREAVLNKRPIYTMYVDEKFQDIKFLEFLTNNNISYKKVNKGELNNLTQNGVHNGVVADAKAYQYVDLNEVLDRSKRQVFLMLDEIQDPQNLGAILRSVEATAIDGVIVSKKHQVPLTGIVAKTSSGAIEHVKMILVGNLYQAMLELKEEGFTIVGTAGEATESYKNMPKDVPLVIVMGNEGEGLRTLVKKGCDLLVSIPMKGKVNSLNVSVACALMLYELIN